A genome region from Planctomycetota bacterium includes the following:
- a CDS encoding Gfo/Idh/MocA family oxidoreductase, with amino-acid sequence MLSVSWSNSARRSALLVASLALALLSIGSLANAQNEGTATMKKLRVGIIGLDTSHCAAFTKAIKDPNAAPELKSMEIVAAFPGGSPDVESSRSRVEGYTAELKSLGVEIVPSIDELLTRVDAVLLESVDGRPHLDQVRPVIKARKPVFVDKPVAGSLADAVEIFRLAKEAGVPLFSSSSLRYSPDLIALANSEKLGPVQGCLVHSPCSLEPHHPDLFWYGIHGVEMVFTLMGPGCVSVQRTTTADTDVVTGVWRDGRVATFRGVRGGKPGYGGMVYGAKGTEPILAEGGKAIRVSYQPLLVEIGKFFQTGRAPVPAEVTTEIFAFMEAADESKRQGGCPVTLESVLKKAEQQNASRSAQ; translated from the coding sequence ATGCTCAGCGTTTCCTGGTCGAACTCCGCGCGTCGCTCCGCGCTGCTCGTCGCGTCGTTGGCTTTGGCCTTGTTGTCGATCGGTTCGCTGGCAAATGCTCAGAACGAAGGAACCGCCACGATGAAAAAACTCCGCGTGGGCATCATCGGTCTCGACACCTCGCACTGCGCCGCCTTTACCAAGGCCATCAAGGACCCGAACGCGGCCCCCGAATTGAAGTCCATGGAAATCGTCGCCGCCTTCCCCGGCGGCAGCCCCGACGTCGAGTCCAGTCGCAGCCGCGTCGAAGGTTACACGGCCGAGTTGAAGAGCCTGGGCGTGGAGATCGTGCCGTCGATCGATGAATTGTTGACGCGCGTCGATGCTGTGTTGCTCGAAAGCGTCGACGGCCGTCCTCACCTGGACCAGGTGCGACCGGTGATCAAGGCTCGCAAGCCGGTCTTTGTCGATAAGCCGGTGGCGGGCAGCCTGGCCGACGCGGTGGAAATCTTCCGCCTGGCCAAGGAAGCAGGCGTGCCGTTGTTCTCCAGCTCGTCGCTGCGTTACAGCCCTGACCTGATCGCACTGGCCAACAGCGAGAAACTCGGACCCGTGCAAGGGTGCCTGGTCCACTCGCCATGCTCGCTCGAGCCGCATCATCCCGACTTGTTCTGGTACGGCATTCACGGCGTCGAGATGGTCTTCACGCTGATGGGCCCGGGCTGCGTTTCGGTCCAGCGGACCACGACGGCCGACACCGATGTCGTGACCGGCGTGTGGCGCGACGGACGCGTGGCCACGTTCCGCGGCGTGCGCGGCGGCAAGCCGGGCTATGGCGGCATGGTCTACGGCGCCAAGGGGACCGAGCCGATCCTGGCCGAAGGTGGCAAGGCGATCCGCGTCAGCTACCAGCCGCTGTTGGTCGAGATCGGCAAGTTCTTCCAGACCGGCCGCGCGCCGGTGCCCGCCGAGGTGACGACGGAAATCTTCGCCTTCATGGAAGCGGCCGACGAGAGCAAACGCCAAGGGGGCTGCCCGGTCACGCTGGAATCGGTGTTGAAAAAGGCCGAGCAGCAGAATGCGAGCCGGAGCGCGCAATGA